A genomic segment from uncultured Desulfuromonas sp. encodes:
- a CDS encoding MotA/TolQ/ExbB proton channel family protein: protein MLEIFQKGGPLMYPILFCSVLALAIFFERVWVYRGLIKQSRRLRDEVEMLVRNEHLGDALDVCRQRRTLLAPIYVVALNAAGRSRDQIKTLVEEVGARYSVTLDRYLGLLGTIATIAPLLGLLGTVLGMIRAFTQLSIQGVGTPATLGGGISEALITTATGLSVAIPTILLHKYLTSRSDNIAHQLEIHALDLVDLLAHDSKRSQ, encoded by the coding sequence ATGCTGGAAATTTTCCAAAAAGGTGGTCCTCTGATGTATCCGATCCTGTTCTGTTCAGTATTGGCTCTGGCCATTTTTTTTGAACGGGTCTGGGTATACAGAGGTTTGATCAAGCAGTCCAGACGTTTAAGAGATGAGGTCGAAATGTTGGTGCGCAACGAGCACCTGGGCGATGCTTTGGATGTCTGTCGTCAAAGACGTACCTTGTTGGCGCCAATCTATGTGGTTGCGCTTAATGCTGCCGGCCGCAGCCGTGATCAGATCAAGACACTTGTCGAGGAAGTGGGCGCGCGTTACAGCGTCACCCTGGATCGTTATCTCGGTCTTCTGGGAACCATCGCCACCATTGCTCCGCTTCTCGGTTTGCTTGGCACGGTTCTCGGTATGATCCGTGCATTTACCCAGCTTTCTATTCAGGGTGTTGGGACACCCGCCACACTTGGCGGCGGGATTTCCGAAGCCCTCATCACCACCGCGACGGGTTTGTCCGTTGCCATTCCAACCATTCTTTTGCATAAATATCTCACCAGTCGGTCAGATAATATTGCCCACCAACTTGAAATTCATGCCTTGGATCTTGTTGACCTCCTGGCACATGATAGTAAACGATCTCAATAG
- a CDS encoding lipopolysaccharide assembly protein LapA domain-containing protein: MKNAIFKSSQNHRVVNEPDYFGRPSMGYTSLLVKARYKTLFGGKISMKFVKLFLALVGLALVFIFCKDNDTKVVIRFLDYQTPEIYLFLMIITTFVLGMISASFANTIKIMQLKRQLRQLQPEGTDDEKESKTEKKKDRKARKQDKKTDASEVKPAESEATTVIEEQPAPVIEETPAAPRTEEVSDAVYEEPAPSDSPKEEPPQVIELPQGPVEDAQPEEQVQDETQSKQS, from the coding sequence TTGAAAAATGCCATTTTCAAAAGCTCACAAAATCACCGGGTTGTAAACGAACCCGACTATTTTGGTCGCCCATCCATGGGCTACACGAGCCTTTTGGTAAAGGCTCGATATAAGACTTTGTTTGGGGGGAAGATTTCGATGAAATTTGTCAAACTGTTTTTGGCTCTAGTGGGCCTCGCGCTGGTTTTTATTTTCTGTAAAGACAATGATACAAAAGTTGTCATTCGTTTTCTTGATTATCAGACTCCGGAGATTTATCTTTTCTTGATGATCATCACCACGTTTGTCCTTGGGATGATCTCGGCTTCTTTTGCCAATACCATTAAAATCATGCAGCTCAAGCGTCAGCTGAGACAATTACAGCCTGAAGGCACTGACGATGAGAAAGAAAGCAAAACGGAAAAGAAAAAAGATCGTAAAGCGCGTAAGCAGGATAAAAAGACTGACGCTTCAGAAGTCAAACCTGCAGAATCCGAAGCAACGACTGTGATCGAAGAACAACCGGCTCCCGTCATTGAAGAAACGCCTGCTGCTCCTCGCACAGAAGAGGTCAGCGATGCCGTTTATGAAGAGCCAGCTCCATCCGATAGCCCTAAAGAGGAGCCGCCCCAGGTGATCGAATTGCCGCAAGGACCGGTGGAAGACGCTCAACCTGAGGAGCAAGTTCAAGACGAGACACAATCGAAACAGTCTTAA
- a CDS encoding metallophosphoesterase family protein, whose amino-acid sequence MKKIAVLSDTHFNSLDEAAGLIARLMSSCFAGVDAVIHAGDMVHPDLSLLFDGLPFYTVQGNMDVGHPHVPLQRIMTIESWRIGVVHGWGPRDDLEARMIEHFSAANLDCLIYGHSHVPVCHRVGDLLVVNPGSAADRRNAPWHSVAVLHVGETLDAEIINIDALG is encoded by the coding sequence GTGAAAAAGATAGCTGTTCTTTCCGATACCCACTTTAATTCACTGGATGAGGCTGCAGGGCTGATTGCTCGATTAATGTCCAGTTGCTTTGCTGGGGTTGATGCGGTCATTCATGCTGGCGATATGGTTCATCCTGACCTCAGTCTGTTATTTGACGGTCTGCCGTTTTATACGGTTCAGGGCAACATGGATGTCGGTCATCCCCATGTGCCGCTTCAACGGATTATGACCATCGAATCCTGGCGTATCGGTGTTGTCCACGGATGGGGTCCCCGTGATGATCTTGAAGCGCGGATGATTGAACACTTTTCTGCGGCCAATCTCGATTGTCTGATCTATGGCCACAGCCACGTTCCGGTGTGTCATCGCGTTGGCGATCTGCTTGTCGTGAATCCGGGAAGTGCTGCAGATCGACGCAATGCTCCTTGGCATTCTGTGGCTGTTCTTCATGTTGGTGAAACGCTTGATGCCGAGATTATCAATATTGACGCGTTGGGGTAA